In Rosa rugosa chromosome 4, drRosRugo1.1, whole genome shotgun sequence, the genomic stretch CGAAGATGGGTCCGGAAAAGGGTTGTTCCCCActccgccgccaccgccacctccACCGCTTCCTCCGGAGCCCTGAGATCCCGCCTGGGGCTGAATCTGCAGCTGCTCATCCTCCTCCAAGGGCAACCTCTCGTAAGCAACATTAGTAAAGGACGAGGCAATCACTATGACTGGTCCGGCTGCGGTCAACTCCCCCACGACGCTGCCTCCAACCACCTGACCCTGCCCGCCGGCTAAGAATATAGTCAAACTTGTCGCACCAGGCGGGGCCGGAGGAGGCAGAAAGGATCCAGAAAGGGAAAGTATCTCAAACCTTCCGTGGAGGGTAACCACGGCTCCTGCGGCTGCCGGCTGCCGCAAGCTGACATTAGTGACCGTGCCGCTGCCGCTGAGAATACAGATCCCGCGCTGGCGACGCCGCGCGTACGTGGCAACGCAGTCGAAGACGTCACAGCCGTTGCCGACCTCGAGAATATGAG encodes the following:
- the LOC133744057 gene encoding AT-hook motif nuclear-localized protein 23-like, whose translation is MAGLDLGYVHQLNRQDHLHQLQRPQHQQQTHDDTEDDVNQGQYSGEDQGLDLSGGINAGPGDIVGRRPRGRPPGSKNKPKPPVIITRESANTLRAHILEVGNGCDVFDCVATYARRRQRGICILSGSGTVTNVSLRQPAAAGAVVTLHGRFEILSLSGSFLPPPAPPGATSLTIFLAGGQGQVVGGSVVGELTAAGPVIVIASSFTNVAYERLPLEEDEQLQIQPQAGSQGSGGSGGGGGGGGVGNNPFPDPSSGLPFFNLPLNMQNVQLPIDGWAGNNNNSPGSRPPF